GGTAGGGCATGGGTCACCAGCCGAGAAGAGCGAACGGGTCGTGTCCGGCATGCAGACCGGTCCGTGAGGAGTCGGTGCGTGCTTCCAGGCCGGTCGGGGCGGTCACGGTGAGGCGACGGATTCGCCGCTCGGTCAGGCCGCGGCGTTCCTGTACGAAGGAGAGGGGAACGTCGCAGACGGAGTCGTTCCCGTGCTCGGGGTCCTCGACGGTGGCCATGAGGTCGATGTGTTCGGGGTGTGCGGCCTTGCGGGCGTGCGTGACGTGGGCCGTCTTGCCGGCCTGCCATGTTGTCGAGCGCAGCACCCCCTCCAGGCCGTCCGGGCTTTCGGCCAGGCCGAGGGAGAGGGGACGGCTCGGAGGGCATGAGCGGCGGCCCAGCGCCAGGGGGAAGACTGGAGCGCGCAGTGCGCCGTCCAGCTGCTTCAGCAGGGCTGCGGGTCCCTGGAGGGCGGCGAGAAACACGGCGTCCTGCAGGTAGAAGCGCTGGGTGACTTGCGTGTACTTGGCCGGGGTGGTCGGCTTCTGCTCGCCCTTCTTGGACACCTGTGCCGACAACAGCGGTCTTCCCCGGTGGTCGGACGCGGTGTGGTAGTCGCGCAGTACGGTTCCGGGCTGGTCCGCTCTCACCCCCAGCCGCAGGGCGGTGAGGTCGTCGATCGGTTCCTGGCGGTGTCGGCCGAGGGCGGCGGCCAGCAGGCCGACGACTCCGGACTTTGTCGGCTCCTGTGCGGTCTCCCTGCGGTTGAACTCGCTGCCGGTGCCCCAGGACTGCAGCGGTCCGGCGAGCTGCAGGACAAGGACTGATGTGGTGCTCATGCCGCGTTCTCCCGCAGCCCGGCCAGCACCGCTTTCTCCACTTGGTCGGTGAGCTGGGGGAAGGAGATGCTCGCGCCGAAGACGTCGGTCAGTTTCTCTCCCGTCCCCTCGCTGTGGGGGGAGTAGCAGGCGTAGAGCTTGTCCGGGACGCTGCCCCAGACCTCGCTGACCGTTTTGGCCTCGGCGGCGAGCGCGAGAGCGGACTCGTCGGCCAGGCCCCTGGAGCCGAAGACGGGCCGTTCGAAGGCGGCGACGAGGTTGACGGGCTGATCGGTGCGCAGCGCGGCGACCACGACGAAGGGCAGCGTGCGGTGTGCGAAGGAGTTCTGGTGCCCGGTCGGCATGGATTTCACGAACGCTTCGGTGAAGCTCCGTGTCGCCTGCGCTGCGGGTTCTGCCGCGGATGCGCCTCCACCGAGATTGTCGCGGAGCTGCGGCAGACTCAGGGTGGAGTAGCGGTAGAGGGTGGCGGAGTTGAACTCGATCGTGCCGATCATCCCGGCGCCGGTCTCCTCCCGCTCGTTCTGGTCGTCCACGGCGGTGTAGTAGTCGAACTCCGTCTCCACAGCGTGGGTTGAGAGGGCGTGCGCGACCTGCACGGCGGCGTCCACGTTCAGCCCGGCGCGGTCGGCGACCATACGGCCGAAGAGTGCGACCTCCGCCGGGTGCGCGCGCATCAGCTCCGCGTCGATGTCCAGCCCGGCCAGCTCCTCCTTGAGCGCCTTGTCTTCCAGCGCCAGTAGCTCCTGGGCGCGCCCGCGCAGCAGGTTGGCGATGGCGTCGAGCTGGCGGTGGCCGAAGAAGAGGAGGTAAGAGGTCTCCGTGCTCTTCCGCTGCGACATGGTGATACCCAATGGCTCCAGCAAGCCGGTGGCGAGGCGTGCCGCGGCCTCGGGGGCGAGCTGCTCCTGGTCCTCCAGCCGTTCGGCCAGCATGGCGGCGATTCTCTTGGTCCGCGTCGCGCGGTCGGCTTCGGGGACTGCTGCGGCGTAGGTGGTGCGGGCGGCGCGCTTCCATGCCTGTGAGGAGACACGGGCGCGCCGCGCGCCTCCGTAGAGAGCGTGCTTGGGGGTTCCGGCGTCGTCGCGGTTGATGTTGGACGGCGGGACGGTCTGGAGGACGTGCAGGTCGAGGTAGAGGTTGCTCGTCACGGGTGCTCCGTAGTGGTGGTGGTCATGGTGGAAGGAGAGGGGCGGGAGGTTGGCGACGCCGGCGGCCCTACGCCTTGGGACCGGGCTGCGGTTCCGCGTCAGAGCCGGGTTTTGGACCGCCGCGCCAGACGAAGTAGTCGCTGCCCCACCGTGCGCGGGTGCGGGAGCGTGCTTCCGGGTAGCGCCACTTCTCGATGTCGGTGCGGAGCTGGGTGTAGTCCAGGGGGAGCGCGGAGGGACGCAGCAGGTTGATCAGGCCGCGCAGGTGCGCGACGAGTTCGTTCGGACTCGTTGAGGTGGCGATCTGGTTCATACGGCGGTCCACGGCTTCGACGCTGAACCTGCCCGAGTCGCGCACGCCTCGCGCAGCCGTGCCCAGTCCCGCTCCCGCGCGGTGCATGGTCTCGGGCCGCGACTGCTGGTGCACCGCGAAGAGGGTGAGTGCCGCGTGTTCGGCCTCGATGCGGGGCTGGGTGTGCACCGGCCTGTCGGGGGAGACGATCGACTC
This sequence is a window from Streptomyces sp. NBC_01775. Protein-coding genes within it:
- the cas5e gene encoding type I-E CRISPR-associated protein Cas5/CasD gives rise to the protein MSTTSVLVLQLAGPLQSWGTGSEFNRRETAQEPTKSGVVGLLAAALGRHRQEPIDDLTALRLGVRADQPGTVLRDYHTASDHRGRPLLSAQVSKKGEQKPTTPAKYTQVTQRFYLQDAVFLAALQGPAALLKQLDGALRAPVFPLALGRRSCPPSRPLSLGLAESPDGLEGVLRSTTWQAGKTAHVTHARKAAHPEHIDLMATVEDPEHGNDSVCDVPLSFVQERRGLTERRIRRLTVTAPTGLEARTDSSRTGLHAGHDPFALLGW
- the cas7e gene encoding type I-E CRISPR-associated protein Cas7/Cse4/CasC yields the protein MTSNLYLDLHVLQTVPPSNINRDDAGTPKHALYGGARRARVSSQAWKRAARTTYAAAVPEADRATRTKRIAAMLAERLEDQEQLAPEAAARLATGLLEPLGITMSQRKSTETSYLLFFGHRQLDAIANLLRGRAQELLALEDKALKEELAGLDIDAELMRAHPAEVALFGRMVADRAGLNVDAAVQVAHALSTHAVETEFDYYTAVDDQNEREETGAGMIGTIEFNSATLYRYSTLSLPQLRDNLGGGASAAEPAAQATRSFTEAFVKSMPTGHQNSFAHRTLPFVVVAALRTDQPVNLVAAFERPVFGSRGLADESALALAAEAKTVSEVWGSVPDKLYACYSPHSEGTGEKLTDVFGASISFPQLTDQVEKAVLAGLRENAA
- the casB gene encoding type I-E CRISPR-associated protein Cse2/CasB, producing MSTASEIRIHRGPWYWTAFDSKNQYAGRDLAALRRGLGRQVGDVPEMWPFYESIVSPDRPVHTQPRIEAEHAALTLFAVHQQSRPETMHRAGAGLGTAARGVRDSGRFSVEAVDRRMNQIATSTSPNELVAHLRGLINLLRPSALPLDYTQLRTDIEKWRYPEARSRTRARWGSDYFVWRGGPKPGSDAEPQPGPKA